A DNA window from Camelina sativa cultivar DH55 chromosome 17, Cs, whole genome shotgun sequence contains the following coding sequences:
- the LOC104755556 gene encoding uncharacterized protein LOC104755556, with protein MDVLALSSSASASAATVSSFAGKFPLFPSRVRVRRDRDTLVAKEKRFLVSASKREEPKLNEWDQMELKFGRLLGEDPKLTLAKIVARKVNPEATFNEVEKSFYKNKGKIAEVEEIPLDWSKDKKKKKSSSLDGLKLVKPVLKDGVKFEKPLVKKPNPVLKKPLEAVAPPPPVAAPKVQRLPNVILRKPSSFYVSNDDDDEESKLRLKPNLTLKMRNERENERFSDMTLLRKPEPVSVDMGDENAEGKVLSDGLTMKEGDQEAGIYSDYTLLEKPEARPVAVNLEEEVGDRGAAEPSEIENKSIQEPEAPENVEEEVEASGGGAVESSETENNSIPTEMQLNSEMSSGSSEEKTINSDLLVRIPSKPISQTIVEASLQGKPQRLDPSSAEPSVSNSGQPLIVNHEGRQVSVELKGPPTRSSLEENDWNKAESLVKTELRADVELISSSTRGFAVSYGSLIGFLPYRNLAAKWKFLAFESWLRRKGVDPSLYRQNLGVIGGQDVTSKAPSPNSSLDSEVATTINGEVSPDMKLEDLLMVYDREKQKFLSSYVGQKIKVNVVMANRNTRKLIFSMRPRENEEEVEKKRNLMAKLGVGDVVKCCIKKITYFGIFCELEGVPALVHQSEVSWDATLDPASYFKIGQIVEAKVHQLDFALERIFLSLKEITPDPLTEALESVVGGDNDQLGGRLQAAELDTEWPDVESLIKELERVEGIQSVSKSRFFLSPGLAPTFQVYMAPMFENQYKLLARAGNRVQEIIVEASLSKEEMKSTIMSCTNRVE; from the exons ATGGACGTTCTCGCCTTATCCTCTTCCGCTTCCGCTTCCGCCGCAACTGTTTCTTCTTTCGCCGGAAAATTCCCGTTGTTTCCTTCTAGGGTTAGAGTGAGAAGAGACCGGGATACTCTAGTAGCTAAAGAGAAGAGGTTTTTAGTTTCTGCTTCGAAAAGGGAAGAGCCTAAGCTCAACGAATGGGATCAAATGGAGCTCAAATTCGGACGTTTACTCGGAGAAGACCCGAAATTGACTTTGGCTAAG ATAGTGGCTAGAAAAGTGAATCCAGAGGCTACTTTCAATGAAGTTGAGAAGTCTTTCTACAAGAACAAGGGTAAAATTGCTGAAGTTGAAGAGATTCCATTGGATTGGtcaaaagataagaagaagaagaaatctagTTCACTGGATGGATTGAAATTGGTAAAGCCTGTTTTGAAAGACGGTGTCAAGTTCGAAAAGCCTTTGGTGAAGAAGCCAAACCCTGTTCTGAAGAAGCCACTGGAGGCtgttgctcctcctcctccagttGCTGCTCCTAAGGTGCAGAGGTTGCCTAATGTTATATTGAGAAAACCGAGTTCGTTTTATGTtagtaatgatgatgatgatgaggagtcTAAGTTGCGGTTGAAACCGAATCTGACTCTGAAAATGAGGAATGAGAGGGAGAATGAGAGGTTTAGTGACATGACATTGTTGAGAAAACCTGAACCAGTGAGTGTGGATATGGGTGACGAAAATGCTGAAGGTAAGGTTCTCTCTGATGGGTTAACTATGAAGGAAGGAGACCAAGAAGCTGGAATATATTCAGATTATACTCTTTTGGAGAAGCCAGAAGCGAGGCCCGTGGCTGTGAACTTAGAAGAGGAAGTTGGGGATAGGGGAGCTGCTGAACCATCAGAGATAGAAAACAAGTCAATTCAGGAGCCAGAAGCACCGGAGAACGTAGAAGAGGAAGTTGAAGCTAGTGGAGGCGGAGCTGTGGAATCATCAGAGACAGAAAATAACTCAATTCCAACTG AAATGCAGCTTAACAGCGAGATGTCCTCGGGGTCCTCTGAGGAGAAAACCATTAACAGTGATCTACTCGTGAGAATTCCTTCGAAACCAATTTCTCAAACCATCGTAGAAGCTTCTTTACAAGGGAAACCACAAAG ATTAGATCCGTCTTCTGCGGAGCCATCAGTTTCAAACAGTGGACAACCGTTAATTGTGAACCATGAAGGTCGTCAAGTTTCTGTTGAGCTCAAGGGCCCTCCTACCAGATCTTCCTTGGAG gaaaatgaTTGGAATAAGGCAGAGTCTCTAGTTAAGACAGAATTACGCGCGGATGTTGAGCTAATAAGCTCGAGCACAAGAGGCTTTGCT GTTTCATATGGATCGTTGATCGGATTTTTACCTTACCGGAACCTAGCAGCAAAATGGAAATTTCTCGCATTTGAATCATGGTTAAGAAGAAAAGGTGTAGATCCATCATTGTATCGACAAAACCTTGGAGTAATTGGAGGTCAAGATGTCACGAGTAAAGCTCCATCTCCAAATTCAAGCTTAGATTCTGAAGTCGCTACAACGATCAATGGAGAAGTTTCTCCTGATATGAAGCTGGAGGATCTTCTTATGGTATATGACAGAGAAAAGCAGAAGTTCCTGTCATCTTATGTTGGCcag AAAATCAAAGTGAATGTTGTTATGGCTAATCGAAACACAAGGAAGCTTATATTTTCGATGAGGCCGAGAGAAAATGAAGAGGAAGTTGAGAAAAAACGAAATCTTATGGCTAAGCTTGGTGTTGGGGATGTTGTGAAATGCTGCATCAAGAAAATTACCTATTTTGGTATTTTCTGTGAG CTAGAAGGTGTACCTGCATTGGTTCACCAATCCGAAGTTTCATGGGATGCAACTTTAGACCCCGCTTCATATTTCAAGATTGGTCAG ATTGTGGAAGCGAAAGTGCACCAGCTAGATTTTGCTCTTGAACGTATCTTCTTGTCGTTAAAAGAAATCACG CCTGATCCTCTAACTGAAGCCTTAGAATCTGTAGTTGGTGGTGATAATGATCAGTTGGGGGGACGATTACAAGCAGCTGAGCTCGACACTGAG TGGCCTGATGTGGAATCTCTGATCAAAGAGCTGGAAAGGGTTGAAGGAATCCAATCAGTTTCAAAAAGCCGTTTCTTCTTGAGCCCGGGTCTTGCTCCAACGTTTCAG GTGTACATGGCTCCAATGTTTGAGAACCAATACAAATTGCTTGCTCGAGCTGGAAATAGAGTACAAGAg ATTATTGTTGAAGCATCGTTGagcaaagaagagatgaaatctACAATCATGTCTTGCACCAACAGAGTAGAATGA
- the LOC104755555 gene encoding uncharacterized protein LOC104755555, with protein MAMAGSSYSVSTDHQVPSSLVNLGNGAGVCMMSKAWKDGQEPSLISFVSSFLRSNSFRLNFVSISPDLIFNCGGVSVAFVFVTKWDCSNVASIFSRVKRLKGQFSQLYVVATLSTKEQSDSFLRSYFQYEMEFGKPAFIQVTDADMGFEKIVKIAHSRGVCKQQKVASKVKVERKRTVQDTDIFIRVVTSIPNINKHDANTLYQAIGSIEAIAKASKEDILANTDLSSEKAETLTKFFQDPEFYLTPKFN; from the exons ATGGCGATGGCGGGATCAAGCTACAGTGTCTCAACAGATCATCAAGTTCCTTCATCTCTCGTGAATCTAG GGAATGGTGCTGGTGTATGTATGATGAGCAAGGCATGGAAAGATGGACAAGAACCTTCACTGATCAGTTTCGTATCTTCGTTTCTTCGCTCTAACTCTTTCCGTCTTAACTTTGTCTCGATTTCACCT GATCTGATCTTCAACTGTGGGGGTGTTTCTGTTGCTTTCGTTTTTGTGACCAAGTGGGATTGTTCCAATGTTGCATCCATCTTCAGCAG AGTAAAGAGGCTGAAAGGACAATTTTCGCAACTTTATGTTGTTGCCACACTTTCAACTAAAGAGCAGAGTGATTCTTTCTTGCGATCTTACTTCCA ATATGAGATGGAGTTTGGGAAACCTGCATTTATACAAGTCACTGATGCTGATATGGGATTCGAGAAGATTGTTAAGATTGCTCACTCTCGTGGGG TGTGTAAGCAGCAGAAGGTGGCGTCTAAAGTCAAGGTTGAG AGAAAGCGAACAGTGCAGGATACAGACATTTTCATCAGAGTTGTAACATCAATACCCAACATTAACAAACATGATGCAAACACG CTATACCAAGCTATAGGTTCAATCGAAGCAATCGCTAAAGCATCCAAAGAAGACATTTTAGCAAACACAGATCTCTCCTCTGAAAAGGCCGAGACACTCACCAAGTTTTTCCAAGATCCCGAGTTCTACCTCACCCCCAAATTCAACTGA